A portion of the bacterium genome contains these proteins:
- a CDS encoding glycosyltransferase codes for MRLLFLNLNKSVAFGGIERWMLDTAEGLAARGHTSVLSGRPDVPWLEVARRRGLTVRADARGTWARRLLRVREAMVAERPDVVVVKGKKLGRMAAWARATGAPGRVAMMFGLTHELDAGRWIDRVTWRGCDAGIVLAHGAARWYADAGFGPREKLHVLWKGVDLPRFDVAPADAATVRAEIGVGPDTLMVGTVGRLAWQKGLDRLFTAIGLLRERLPDAKFVVVGGGGDAPIVEAAAAELGDRVRLLGPREDVPRVLAALDVVVLPSRFEVMSQTTLEGMAAGRAVVSTRTMGADEAIEDGTSGVLVPVDDPPALADAVAALAADPARRAALGAAARRRVETHFTLPRMLDRCERIFAAVAADRPAQLSLARET; via the coding sequence GTGCGTCTCCTCTTCCTCAATCTGAACAAGAGCGTCGCCTTCGGCGGGATCGAGCGCTGGATGCTCGACACTGCGGAAGGCCTCGCCGCGCGCGGACACACGAGCGTACTCTCGGGACGGCCCGACGTGCCGTGGCTCGAGGTCGCGCGCCGCCGCGGCCTCACGGTGCGCGCCGACGCGCGCGGCACCTGGGCGCGGCGCCTGCTGCGGGTGCGCGAGGCGATGGTGGCCGAGCGGCCCGACGTCGTCGTCGTGAAGGGCAAGAAGCTGGGACGCATGGCCGCGTGGGCGCGCGCGACCGGCGCGCCGGGCCGGGTCGCGATGATGTTCGGGCTGACGCACGAGCTCGACGCCGGCCGCTGGATCGACCGCGTCACCTGGCGCGGCTGCGACGCCGGCATCGTGCTCGCGCACGGCGCGGCGCGCTGGTACGCCGACGCGGGGTTCGGGCCGCGGGAGAAGCTGCACGTCCTGTGGAAGGGCGTCGACCTGCCGCGCTTCGACGTCGCGCCGGCCGACGCCGCGACGGTGCGCGCCGAGATCGGTGTCGGCCCGGACACGCTGATGGTCGGCACGGTCGGCCGCCTCGCGTGGCAGAAGGGGCTCGACCGCCTGTTCACCGCGATCGGCCTGCTGCGGGAGCGCCTTCCCGACGCGAAGTTCGTCGTCGTCGGCGGCGGGGGCGACGCGCCGATCGTCGAGGCCGCGGCGGCGGAGCTGGGCGACCGCGTGCGCCTGCTCGGCCCGCGCGAGGACGTGCCCCGCGTCCTCGCCGCGCTCGACGTCGTGGTGCTGCCGTCGCGCTTCGAGGTGATGTCGCAGACGACGCTCGAGGGCATGGCCGCGGGACGCGCCGTCGTGTCGACGCGCACGATGGGCGCCGACGAGGCGATCGAGGACGGCACCAGCGGTGTCCTCGTCCCGGTCGACGACCCGCCGGCGCTCGCGGACGCGGTCGCCGCGCTGGCCGCCGACCCGGCGCGGCGTGCGGCACTCGGCGCGGCGGCGCGGCGGCGCGTCGAGACGCACTTCACGCTGCCGCGGATGCTCGACCGCTGCGAGCGGATCTTCGCCGCGGTCGCGGCCGATCGCCCGGCTCAGCTCTCCTTGGCGCGCGAGACGTAG
- the nuoF gene encoding NADH-quinone oxidoreductase subunit NuoF: MTERLLMRCRDIPGLRSIDTYLQHGGYEATRTAFAKYQPQELVEMVKASNLRGRGGAGFPTGMKWGFLPKQTEKPVYLAVNADESEPGTFKDRVIMEEDPHQLLEGIIITAYAINCHTAYIYIRGEMKYAYDVLWEAIHEAYAKGCLGKNIFGSGFDLDVVVHRGAGAYICGEETGLLESLEGKRAYPRIKPPFPATHGLFGCPTIVNNVETIACVPHIVLRGADWFRSIGPEKSPGPKLFCVSGHVVRPGVYELPMGTPLREIIYDHCGGIPNGRVLKGVIPGGASMPIFTADEIDVPMDMDSVQKAGSFLGSAGVMVMDDSVCMVWACYVLSKFFHHESCGQCTPCREGTGWLEKVLHGLEYGGGHASDADLLLNIAGNMMGNTICALADAAAMPVRAFVTKFRSEFEQHAALGRCPMRPDAAPEPRAHAHG, translated from the coding sequence ATGACCGAGCGACTGCTGATGCGCTGCCGGGACATCCCCGGCCTCCGCTCCATCGACACCTACCTCCAGCACGGCGGTTACGAGGCGACGCGGACGGCGTTCGCGAAGTACCAGCCGCAGGAGCTGGTGGAGATGGTGAAGGCGTCGAACCTCCGCGGCCGCGGCGGTGCCGGCTTCCCCACCGGGATGAAGTGGGGCTTCCTGCCGAAACAGACCGAGAAGCCGGTCTATCTGGCGGTGAACGCCGACGAGAGCGAGCCGGGCACGTTCAAGGATCGCGTCATCATGGAGGAGGATCCCCACCAGCTGCTCGAGGGGATCATCATCACGGCCTACGCGATCAACTGCCACACCGCGTACATCTACATCCGCGGCGAGATGAAGTACGCGTACGACGTCCTCTGGGAGGCGATCCACGAGGCGTATGCGAAGGGCTGCCTCGGGAAGAACATCTTCGGCTCGGGCTTCGACCTCGACGTCGTCGTGCACCGCGGCGCCGGCGCCTACATCTGCGGTGAGGAGACGGGGCTGCTCGAGTCGCTCGAGGGCAAGCGGGCGTACCCGCGCATCAAGCCGCCGTTCCCCGCGACGCACGGGCTCTTCGGCTGCCCGACGATCGTCAACAACGTCGAGACCATCGCCTGCGTGCCCCATATCGTCCTGCGCGGCGCCGACTGGTTCCGCTCGATCGGCCCCGAGAAGAGCCCCGGCCCGAAGCTCTTCTGTGTGTCCGGCCATGTCGTCCGGCCGGGCGTCTACGAGCTGCCGATGGGGACGCCGCTGCGCGAGATCATCTATGACCACTGCGGCGGCATCCCGAACGGCCGCGTGCTGAAGGGGGTCATCCCCGGCGGCGCCTCGATGCCGATCTTCACCGCCGACGAGATCGACGTCCCGATGGACATGGACTCGGTGCAGAAGGCCGGGTCGTTCCTCGGCTCCGCCGGCGTCATGGTGATGGACGACAGCGTCTGCATGGTGTGGGCGTGCTACGTCCTCTCGAAGTTCTTCCACCACGAGTCGTGCGGCCAGTGTACCCCGTGCCGCGAAGGGACGGGGTGGCTCGAGAAGGTCCTGCACGGCCTCGAGTACGGCGGCGGACACGCGAGCGATGCCGATCTCCTGCTCAACATCGCCGGCAACATGATGGGCAACACCATCTGCGCGCTCGCCGACGCCGCGGCGATGCCGGTCCGCGCCTTCGTCACCAAGTTCCGCTCGGAGTTCGAGCAGCACGCCGCGCTCGGCCGCTGTCCGATGCGCCCCGACGCCGCCCCGGAGCCCCGCGCCCATGCCCACGGTTGA
- a CDS encoding enoyl-CoA hydratase/isomerase family protein — translation MSYEFIGWEQRDHVVTVTINRPEVMNSLHPDANEELSQAWDRFAADDDLWVGILTGAGEKAFSAGNDLKWTAQHGMPRVPRSGFGGLTARFDLWKPIIAAVNGFALGGGLEIALACDVIVAAEHATLGLPEPRVGLLAAAGGVHRLPRHVPLKVAMGMMLTGKPITAAEGQRLGLVNEVVPKGELLATAQRWAATIAECSPLSVQATKQAAYQGLGRPLAEALTGDYPAVGRLWASEDAIEGPRAFAEKRKPQWKGR, via the coding sequence ATGTCGTACGAGTTCATCGGCTGGGAGCAGCGGGACCACGTCGTCACGGTCACGATCAACCGGCCGGAGGTGATGAACAGCCTCCACCCGGACGCCAACGAGGAGCTGTCGCAGGCGTGGGATCGCTTCGCGGCGGACGACGACCTCTGGGTGGGCATCCTCACCGGTGCGGGCGAGAAGGCGTTCTCGGCCGGCAACGACCTCAAGTGGACGGCGCAGCACGGCATGCCGCGCGTACCGCGCTCGGGCTTCGGCGGGCTCACGGCCCGCTTCGACCTGTGGAAGCCGATCATCGCGGCGGTGAACGGCTTCGCGCTCGGCGGCGGCCTCGAGATCGCGCTCGCCTGCGACGTCATCGTCGCCGCGGAGCACGCGACGCTCGGGCTGCCCGAGCCGCGCGTCGGGCTGCTCGCCGCCGCCGGCGGCGTGCACCGGCTGCCGCGCCACGTCCCGCTCAAGGTGGCGATGGGCATGATGCTGACCGGCAAGCCGATCACCGCGGCGGAGGGCCAGCGTCTCGGGCTCGTCAACGAGGTGGTGCCGAAGGGCGAGCTCCTGGCGACGGCGCAGCGTTGGGCCGCGACCATCGCCGAGTGCTCGCCGCTCTCCGTGCAGGCGACGAAGCAGGCGGCATACCAAGGGCTCGGGCGGCCGCTCGCGGAGGCGTTGACCGGCGACTATCCGGCGGTGGGACGCCTGTGGGCGAGCGAGGACGCGATCGAGGGCCCGCGCGCGTTCGCCGAGAAGCGCAAGCCGCAGTGGAAGGGCAGGTGA
- a CDS encoding alpha/beta hydrolase — protein sequence MPLQHRTIETNGVRLHCVVDGSGPLVVLLHGFPEFWYSWRHQIAALAPHFTVVAPDLRGYNESEKPAQVAAYAIDELVADVEGIIRAFGQERAVIVGHDWGGGVAWTFAMERPAMTRKLVVMNCPHPAVLAQHFQGNLRQLARSWYMFFFQIPWLPEFLMGLQHAWPVGNAVRQSAIQKEAINDEDVQRLRDAASHAGALRSAINYYRAAFRDPNAQAALPAFVRRFLHGDRELPPPRRTFDDWPKITCPTMLIWGEQDVALGKELTFGLEPLVPGGIDVRYVPDSGHWVQQERPDLVNRWLLEFLGELAPAASANEPGLPGGPSPAPA from the coding sequence ATGCCCCTGCAGCACCGTACGATCGAGACCAACGGCGTCCGCCTCCACTGCGTCGTCGACGGCAGCGGACCGCTGGTCGTCCTCCTGCACGGCTTTCCGGAGTTCTGGTACTCCTGGCGGCATCAGATCGCCGCGCTGGCGCCCCATTTCACGGTCGTGGCGCCGGACCTCCGCGGCTACAACGAGAGCGAGAAGCCGGCCCAGGTGGCCGCCTACGCGATCGACGAGCTGGTGGCCGACGTCGAAGGCATCATCCGCGCCTTCGGCCAGGAGCGCGCGGTGATCGTCGGGCACGACTGGGGCGGCGGCGTCGCCTGGACGTTCGCGATGGAGCGCCCCGCGATGACGCGCAAGCTCGTGGTCATGAACTGCCCGCATCCGGCGGTGCTCGCGCAGCACTTCCAGGGTAACCTGCGTCAGCTCGCGCGCAGCTGGTACATGTTCTTCTTCCAGATCCCGTGGCTGCCCGAGTTCCTCATGGGCCTCCAGCACGCCTGGCCGGTCGGCAACGCCGTCCGCCAGTCGGCGATCCAGAAGGAGGCGATCAACGACGAGGACGTGCAGCGGCTGCGTGACGCCGCGAGCCACGCCGGCGCGCTGCGCAGCGCGATCAACTACTACCGCGCGGCGTTCCGCGACCCGAACGCCCAGGCCGCCCTGCCCGCGTTCGTACGCCGCTTCCTGCACGGCGACCGCGAGCTGCCGCCGCCGCGTCGCACGTTCGACGACTGGCCGAAGATCACCTGCCCGACGATGCTCATCTGGGGCGAGCAGGACGTCGCGCTCGGCAAGGAGCTGACCTTCGGTCTCGAGCCGCTCGTACCCGGCGGGATCGACGTGCGCTACGTGCCCGACTCCGGGCACTGGGTGCAGCAGGAGCGGCCCGACCTGGTGAACCGCTGGCTGCTCGAGTTCCTCGGCGAGCTGGCCCCGGCGGCGAGCGCGAACGAGCCCGGTCTGCCGGGCGGACCATCTCCGGCGCCCGCCTGA
- a CDS encoding transglycosylase SLT domain-containing protein → MVPTICDAVGAPIPGLSGVRPAPTPVPFAEVLRNLRLRPTTTGVAAPGGVTARTATLPAGFAPRIGRPSAPAPGSSGVGALVPSPFPMLPSPLRTASSDETVAVPAAATDDTAAATPRDAGRRRDTDGLVAEIHRSARSAGVDPALSVAVARAESSLDPTARSADGLSKGTFQVTWYTEAEMKKKIARGTVERPEGSDDVALGVGYLRYLHDLFGREAKLGGGLATTPIVDPSERRLFAVAAYNAGEGRVARAQARAERAGLDPTDFDHVRPFLPRITQGYVTRVTQYTGEERARPTLA, encoded by the coding sequence GTGGTTCCGACGATTTGCGACGCGGTGGGCGCACCCATCCCCGGCCTCTCCGGGGTGCGTCCGGCGCCGACCCCGGTGCCGTTCGCCGAGGTGTTGCGCAACCTGCGCCTGCGGCCCACCACGACCGGCGTTGCCGCACCCGGCGGGGTCACGGCGCGGACGGCGACCCTGCCGGCGGGCTTCGCACCGCGGATCGGGCGGCCGAGCGCGCCGGCGCCGGGATCGTCCGGCGTCGGGGCGCTGGTGCCGTCGCCGTTCCCCATGCTGCCCTCGCCGTTGCGGACGGCGAGCAGCGACGAGACCGTCGCCGTGCCGGCGGCGGCGACGGACGACACCGCCGCCGCAACGCCCCGTGACGCCGGTCGACGGCGCGATACCGACGGGCTGGTGGCGGAGATCCACCGCTCGGCGCGCAGCGCGGGGGTGGACCCGGCGCTCTCGGTGGCGGTCGCACGCGCCGAGTCGAGCCTCGATCCGACGGCACGCAGCGCGGACGGTCTCAGCAAGGGGACGTTCCAGGTGACCTGGTACACCGAGGCCGAGATGAAGAAGAAGATCGCACGCGGCACGGTCGAGCGCCCCGAGGGCAGCGACGACGTCGCGCTCGGCGTCGGCTATCTGCGCTATCTGCACGACCTCTTCGGGCGCGAGGCCAAGCTCGGGGGTGGGCTCGCGACGACGCCGATCGTCGACCCGAGCGAGCGCCGCCTGTTCGCGGTCGCCGCCTACAACGCCGGCGAGGGCCGCGTCGCGCGGGCACAGGCGCGCGCCGAGCGCGCCGGCCTCGACCCGACCGACTTCGACCACGTGCGGCCGTTCCTGCCGCGGATCACGCAGGGCTACGTGACGCGCGTCACGCAGTACACGGGCGAGGAACGGGCGCGGCCGACGCTCGCGTGA
- a CDS encoding cupin domain-containing protein: MERFFHVPDRVAFAPDKMQKVGLVDTDGLFCDAYCLEPGQEQAGHRHAVGDKLYFVLDGSGTIRVDDDERTVRPGDLVCAPAGSEHGVRNSGPGRLVLLVTMAPKPPPR; this comes from the coding sequence ATGGAGCGCTTCTTCCACGTGCCCGATCGTGTCGCCTTCGCCCCCGACAAGATGCAGAAGGTGGGTCTCGTCGACACCGACGGCCTCTTCTGTGACGCCTACTGCCTCGAGCCGGGCCAGGAGCAGGCCGGCCATCGCCATGCCGTCGGCGACAAGCTCTACTTCGTCCTCGACGGCAGCGGCACGATCCGCGTCGACGACGACGAGCGCACGGTGCGGCCGGGGGATCTCGTGTGCGCGCCCGCGGGCTCCGAGCATGGAGTACGCAACTCCGGCCCCGGACGGCTCGTGCTCCTCGTCACCATGGCCCCGAAGCCGCCCCCGCGTTGA
- the nuoB gene encoding NADH-quinone oxidoreductase subunit NuoB, which produces MATSGDEALLADAVVVTQLDRAIGWARKYSLFPYPFATACCAMEFMALSMSPYDIDRFGALLPRFTPRQADLLMVIGTVTMRQAPILKRVYDQMGDPKWVMAFGACASTGGFYDNYATLPGIDRIVPVDVYVPGCPPRPEAVLDGLMALQRRIQRSKQELRAGDAA; this is translated from the coding sequence ATGGCGACGTCGGGGGACGAGGCGTTGCTCGCCGACGCGGTGGTGGTCACGCAGCTCGACCGCGCCATCGGGTGGGCGCGCAAGTACTCGCTCTTCCCGTATCCGTTCGCGACCGCATGCTGCGCGATGGAGTTCATGGCGCTCTCGATGTCGCCCTACGACATCGACCGCTTCGGCGCGCTGCTGCCGCGCTTCACGCCGCGCCAGGCCGACCTCCTCATGGTCATCGGCACGGTGACGATGCGTCAGGCGCCCATCCTGAAGCGGGTCTACGACCAGATGGGCGATCCGAAGTGGGTGATGGCGTTCGGCGCCTGCGCCTCGACCGGCGGCTTCTACGACAACTACGCGACGCTTCCGGGGATCGACCGCATCGTGCCGGTCGACGTCTACGTCCCCGGCTGTCCGCCGCGTCCGGAAGCCGTCCTCGACGGCCTCATGGCGCTCCAGCGTCGCATCCAGCGCTCCAAGCAGGAGCTGCGCGCGGGCGACGCCGCCTGA
- the efp gene encoding elongation factor P, with translation MPLIPATQLRVGMTITHEGALWRVMQVVHVTPGNWRGMVQTKLRNIKAGSQTEHRFRSEDKVDRATLDQQIMEFLYQDGDHYHFMNTETFDQIALDKEQLGDAVGYLTPNSRIEVEFHETTPIGVSLPKTVDLRVVETTPGLKTATVTNVLKPATMESGLVVQVPNFISEGELIKVDTETGAYVSRAKES, from the coding sequence ATGCCCCTCATCCCCGCCACCCAGCTCCGCGTCGGCATGACCATCACGCACGAGGGCGCCCTCTGGCGCGTCATGCAGGTGGTGCACGTCACGCCCGGCAACTGGCGCGGCATGGTCCAGACGAAGCTGCGCAACATCAAGGCCGGCAGCCAGACCGAGCACCGCTTCCGCTCGGAGGACAAGGTCGACCGCGCCACGCTCGATCAGCAGATCATGGAGTTCCTCTACCAGGACGGCGACCACTACCACTTCATGAACACCGAGACCTTCGACCAGATCGCCCTCGACAAGGAGCAGCTCGGCGACGCCGTCGGCTATCTCACGCCCAACTCGCGCATCGAAGTCGAGTTCCACGAGACCACGCCGATCGGCGTGAGCCTGCCGAAGACGGTCGACCTGCGCGTGGTCGAAACCACGCCGGGCCTGAAGACCGCCACCGTCACCAACGTCCTGAAGCCCGCCACCATGGAGAGCGGCCTCGTGGTGCAGGTGCCGAACTTCATCAGCGAGGGCGAGCTGATCAAGGTCGACACCGAGACCGGCGCCTACGTCTCGCGCGCCAAGGAGAGCTGA
- a CDS encoding (2Fe-2S)-binding protein: MPTVEIDGRKIEVEDGRTVIEAADQAGIEIPHYCWHPGLSISGNCRMCLVEIEKAPKLQIACNTRVTDGMVVHTKSEKTTTAQKAVLEFLLINHPIDCPVCDQAGECKLQEYYMDYDRQRSRVPLGNKVKKSKAIPIGKHVMLDQERCVLCARCTRFLDEVTHTSELGIFQRGDHSEIDLAPGKTLDNPYSANVVDICPVGALTNRDFRFQARVWYLERTESVCGGCANGCNIEIYHREGRIFRFQPRANMAVNDYWMCDAGRSSAYGLQGEGRLQQALLRGEEAFVPTLWADAVDAVGRRLVETADRRGGQAIGIVVSAQASNEEIFLARRLAGALGARLAGVSVSPAGAYHDAFLIKADKNPNTQGLRAQGVDLGAGVGALTEAAGRGELEALVLVRSDVLAETTAGPALETLPYLAVLDSGHVAELQYASAVLPIGTYAESDGTFTNHAGRVQRFQRAVAAPGEARPGWQALADLLAVVTGAPAPATAADVFAALAAEGGAFAGLDHAALASSGQPLRA; this comes from the coding sequence ATGCCCACGGTTGAGATCGACGGCCGCAAGATCGAGGTCGAGGACGGCCGCACGGTCATCGAGGCCGCCGACCAGGCCGGCATCGAGATCCCGCATTACTGCTGGCATCCCGGGCTGTCGATCTCGGGCAACTGCCGCATGTGCCTGGTCGAGATCGAGAAGGCGCCGAAGCTCCAGATCGCCTGCAACACGCGCGTCACCGACGGCATGGTGGTGCACACGAAGAGCGAGAAGACGACGACGGCGCAGAAGGCCGTCCTCGAGTTCCTGCTCATCAATCACCCGATCGACTGTCCGGTGTGCGACCAGGCGGGCGAGTGCAAGCTGCAAGAGTACTACATGGACTACGACCGCCAGCGCAGCCGCGTGCCGCTGGGCAACAAGGTCAAGAAGTCCAAGGCGATCCCGATCGGCAAGCACGTCATGCTCGATCAGGAGCGCTGCGTGCTCTGCGCACGCTGTACGCGCTTCCTCGACGAGGTCACGCACACGAGCGAGCTCGGCATCTTCCAGCGCGGCGACCACAGCGAGATCGATCTCGCACCCGGCAAGACGCTCGACAATCCGTATTCGGCCAACGTCGTCGACATCTGTCCCGTCGGCGCGCTCACCAACCGCGACTTCCGCTTCCAGGCGCGCGTCTGGTACCTCGAGCGCACGGAATCGGTATGCGGCGGCTGCGCCAACGGCTGCAACATCGAGATATACCATCGCGAAGGTCGCATCTTCCGCTTCCAGCCGCGCGCCAACATGGCGGTGAACGACTACTGGATGTGCGACGCCGGTCGATCGTCGGCGTACGGCCTCCAGGGCGAAGGTCGCCTCCAGCAGGCGCTGCTGCGCGGCGAGGAGGCGTTCGTGCCGACGCTGTGGGCGGACGCGGTCGACGCCGTGGGTCGCCGGCTCGTCGAGACCGCCGACCGGCGCGGCGGGCAGGCGATCGGCATCGTCGTCTCGGCGCAGGCCTCGAACGAGGAGATCTTCCTGGCCCGGCGTCTTGCCGGGGCGCTCGGCGCGCGGCTCGCCGGCGTCTCCGTCTCGCCGGCCGGCGCGTACCATGACGCCTTCCTCATCAAGGCCGACAAGAACCCGAACACGCAGGGACTGCGCGCGCAGGGCGTCGATCTCGGCGCCGGCGTCGGCGCGCTGACCGAGGCCGCGGGGCGCGGCGAGCTCGAGGCGCTCGTGCTGGTGCGCTCGGACGTACTGGCGGAGACGACGGCAGGGCCGGCGCTCGAGACGCTGCCGTATTTGGCGGTGCTCGACAGCGGGCACGTCGCGGAGCTCCAGTACGCGAGCGCCGTGCTGCCGATCGGCACCTACGCCGAGAGCGACGGCACATTCACGAACCACGCCGGCCGCGTGCAGCGCTTCCAGCGCGCGGTCGCGGCGCCGGGCGAGGCGCGCCCTGGGTGGCAGGCGCTCGCCGACCTCCTCGCCGTCGTCACCGGGGCGCCGGCGCCGGCAACGGCGGCTGACGTCTTCGCCGCGCTGGCGGCCGAGGGCGGGGCGTTCGCGGGTCTCGATCACGCCGCCTTGGCGTCGTCGGGCCAGCCGCTGCGAGCCTGA